A part of Aurantimicrobium sp. MWH-Uga1 genomic DNA contains:
- the rpmH gene encoding 50S ribosomal protein L34: MSKRTFQPNNRRRAKVHGFRLRMRTRAGRAILAARRRKGRSELSA, translated from the coding sequence ATGAGCAAGAGAACGTTCCAACCAAACAACCGCCGCCGTGCGAAGGTTCATGGCTTCCGTTTGCGTATGCGTACCCGTGCCGGCCGCGCCATCTTGGCTGCTCGCCGCCGCAAGGGCCGCTCCGAACTTTCCGCTTAG